From Plodia interpunctella isolate USDA-ARS_2022_Savannah chromosome 18, ilPloInte3.2, whole genome shotgun sequence, a single genomic window includes:
- the BicD gene encoding protein bicaudal D isoform X2, translating into MNEGEELRHELDRVVSERDRLLAESSELGADKATRESERAALRAELREARQREQRLLVDIGDLEDENISLQKQVAALRSSQVEFEGLKHEVRQLREEAENARAAADETAALRRIAERQLAEALEALQAEREAKFAAKKELDAHLSREAAYNITNLAYSIRGMPEDSTEDEGEAGGSSAAELASAMGEHHADLFSEVHLHEISRLEKQLEQAHNENTQVSAAMRAAQTTAEAEGAAAGALRAGLLRAASRVSALHALHADCSPAEDEKTEGGISSRAARWLTWWRVSGGELSALAAQLAELQTPLPNDASAAALARQQMAQLSDRVAEAEVRCAALEAEAELLRTLAGGAGRALSSAAPSLSSAAETLALLYHHVCALNGTQPERLLLEHAAHNDASEGAERSAEAEALALAAGELQGLRAAGAVARSADTLLDQLQHLRAALATALDCRRRPQPVMETEERGAEMAELQEQVIKLKSLLSTKREQIATLRTVLKSNKNTAEVALANLKSKYETEKTIVTETMLKLRNELRLLKEDAATFSSLRAMFAARCEEYVTQVDELTQALAGAEEEKKTLNQLLRLAVQQKLALTQRLEELEVDREMRTRRVPKAGTAARARGREF; encoded by the exons TTACGTCACGAGCTAGACCGTGTAGTTAGCGAGCGGGACCGCTTACTAGCGGAGAGTTCAGAGCTGGGCGCGGACAAGGCGACGCGGGAGTCTGAGCGGGCGGCGCTACGAGCGGAGCTGCGCGAGGCGCGGCAGCGGGAGCAGCGGCTGCTGGTCGACATCGGCGACCTCGAGGACGAGAACATCTCGCTGCAGAAACAGGTGGCAGCTCTGCGATCCAGCCAG GTGGAATTCGAAGGCCTCAAACATGAAGTGCGGCAACTCCGCGAAGAAGCGGAGAACGCGCGGGCCGCAGCAGACGAGACAGCGGCGCTGCGACGCATCGCCGAGCGACAGCTGGCCGAGGCTTTGGAAGCCCTGCAGGCCGAGCGGGAAGCTAAGTTTGCAGCTAAGAAAGAACTCGATGCGCATCTCAGTCGGGAGGCAGCGTATAACATCACTAACTTGGCGTATAGTATACGAG GTATGCCAGAAGACAGCACCGAGGACGAGGGCGAGGCGGGCGGCTCCAGCGCGGCCGAGCTGGCCTCGGCCATGGGCGAGCACCACGCCGACCTCTTCTCCGAGGTGCATCTGCACGAGATCTCCCGCCTCGAGAAGCAGCTGGAACAGGCGCACAACGAGAAC ACACAAGTGTCGGCGGCGATGCGCGCGGCGCAGACGACAGCGGAGGCCGAgggcgcggcggcgggcgcgctGCGCGCGGGGCTGCTGCGCGCCGCCTCGCGCGTGTCCGCGCTGCACGCGCTGCACGCCGACTGCTCACCAGCG gagGACGAGAAGACAGAAGGTGGAATTTCATCGCGAGCGGCACGATGGCTGACCTGGTGGAGAGTTTCTGGCGGAGAACTCAGCGCTTTAGCGGCTCAGCTGGCGGAGCTGCAGACTCCGCTGCCCAATGACGCCTCAGCTGCTGCGCTCGCGCGGCAACAGATGGCGCAGCTCAGCGACAGAGTGGCCGAGGCTGAG GTGCGGTGTGCGGCGTTAGAAGCGGAAGCGGAACTCCTGCGCACATTGGCGGGCGGCGCAGGACGGGCGCTGTCGTCGGCGGCGCCGTCGCTGTCGTCGGCGGCGGAGACGCTGGCCCTGCTGTACCACCACGTGTGCGCGCTCAACGGCACGCAGCCGGAGAGGTTGCTGCTCGAGCACGCCGCGCACAATGACg CGTCGGAGGGCGCGGAGCGGTCGGCGGAGGCGGAGGCGCTGGCGCTGGCGGCGGGTGAGCTGCAGGGGCTGCGTGCGGCGGGCGCAGTGGCGCGCTCTGCCGACACGCTGCTGGACCAGCTCCAGCATCTGCGTGCTGCGCTCGCCACCGCGCTCGACTGCAGGCGTCGTCCGCAGCCCG TAATGGAAACCGAAGAGCGCGGCGCAGAAATGGCAGAGCTCCAAGAGCAAGTGATCAAACTGAAGTCGCTGTTGTCGACGAAACGCGAACAGATCGCGACCCTACGGACCGTGCTCAAGTCCAACAAGAACACGGCCGAGGTCGCGCTGGCCAACCTCAAGTCCAAGTACGAGACGGAGAAGACTATAGTGACGGAGACCATGCTGAAACTGAGGAACGAACTGAGGTTGTTGAAGGAAGACGCGGCTACCTTCTCCA GTTTGCGGGCGATGTTCGCGGCGCGTTGCGAGGAGTACGTGACGCAGGTGGACGAGCTGACGCAGGCCCTGGCCGGCGCCGAGGAAGAGAAGAAGACCCTCAACCAACTCCTACGGCTAGCTGTGCAGCAGAAGTTAGCTCTTACACAGCGGCTGGAGGAACTCGAG GTGGACCGCGAGATGCGCACGCGGCGGGTGCCGAAGGCGGGcacggcggcgcgcgcgcgcgggcgGGAGTTCTAG
- the muskelin gene encoding muskelin isoform X1 codes for MDEKYDTVKLCYTIHRYSSHSANYIPENIMVNNPSDQLSRWFTDSTTPAQYIMLKLKSVSIVETIKFGKYIKAHVSDLKKFQIFGGVDENNLSLLLSAGLKKDSSAETFRLRHRTTEGLYLPVTYLKIVPLQSWGPAYNYTIWYVELQGKNQEELINDAMETINLRKEEEAVRILLKHLRRRRYKDAFEALSRETGVRLEGDLQARLWNALVENGDYKLAEEIMETAVNEGELDWYMSWQPYTPEWRQMSACSAAVEERLCCDSSPQPRGASPDLACADRDPRAAAESPSSGSPPELCSPSCCNSPGPRGGHQLVVDSTTGTLYLYGGWNGTVDLDDLWAFDTERERWTLLCAHSGQVNGPSPRSCHKMVLDPVRRKLYTLGRYLDSAQRVAHNMNSDLYMFDIATNTWSLLCADTAAAGGPRLVFDHQMCIDPDTQTIYVFGGRVLPANTEEVVSPQYSGLYAYYISTSSWQQLLPDQPHDGGPPSPQPRVSHSMLFHPIQRRLYIFAGQRNKEHLLDLWWWDVADGSCRALCVATCASPPPAAGFTQRATLDPDTDEMFVLSGMSKEKDKRVYNTLWVFSLRRMTWTCVYRNDSVAPSEPRPRFAHQLVLDPVRKVHYLFGGNPGNQSSPRLRLDDLWALRLRRVSSAQLRARTRLALREARYRQLAAASASSSASASAALLYLRNDLSDAMDHSDPEQVSRFQKLATALFAGAARTAHAPAALCARGARALARRRARAAPAELAHHAHALHAVSLLTTVSRSPHYNSNVLGSVESLPEPVVPFEEVSLPAPDTWDVGEDADEEPPTREREARAARIQLYDHLCQYFRPSTVPPKGDIMDLVSL; via the exons ATGGATGAAAAATACGATACAGTAAAGCTATGTTACACAATACATAGATATTCCAGTCATTCTGCTAATTATATACCAGA GAATATTATGGTGAACAACCCATCGGATCAGCTTTCGCGATGGTTCACAGACAGCACGACGCCTGCTCAATACATTATGCTGAAATTGAAGTCGGTCTCAATAGtcgaaacaataaaattcgGAAAATACATAAAAGCTCATGTCAGTGATCTTAAAAAGTTCCAAATATTTGGAGGTGTAGATGAAAACAATCTGTCTTTACTTTTATCAGC tgGACTCAAAAAAGACAGTTCTGCTGAAACCTTCAGGCTGCGTCACAGGACTACCGAGGGTCTGTACTTACCTGTCACGTATCTGAAGATAGTGCCTCTGCAATCTTGGGGGCCCGCTTATAATTACACAATATGGTATGTGGAGCTCCAGGGCAAGAACCAGGAGGAACTTATCAATGATGCAATGGAGACTATAAACTTG CGTAAAGAAGAGGAAGCAGTGCGTATTCTATTAAAGCACCTTCGTAGACGGAGATACAAGGATGCCTTTGAAGCCCTATCCCGTGAGACAGGGGTCAGGTTGGAAGGAGACCTTCAAGCTAGGCTGTGGAATGCCCTTGTTGAGAATGGAGATTATAAACTTGCTGAGGAGATTATGGAGACTGCTGTGAATG AGGGCGAACTGGATTGGTACATGTCCTGGCAGCCGTACACGCCGGAGTGGCGGCAGATGTCTGCGTGCTCGGCCGCGGTGGAGGAGCGGCTGTGCTGCGACAGCAGCCCGCAGCCGCGCGGCGCCAGCCCCGACCTCGCCTGCGCCGACCGCGACCCCAGGGCCGCCGCC GAAAGCCCCTCGAGCGGGAGCCCCCCGGAGCTGTGCTCCCCCTCGTGCTGCAACAGCCCTGGGCCGCGCGGGGGTCACCAGCTGGTCGTCGATTCCACCACCG GTACATTATACTTATACGGGGGTTGGAACGGCACAGTAGATTTGGACGACCTGTGGGCTTTCGACACGGAGCGAGAGAGATGGACGTTGTTGTGCGCTCATAGCGGGCAGGTCAACGGCCCCTCCCCGCGGTCCTGCCATAAGATGGTGCTGGATCCTGTACGGCGGAAGCTGTACACGCTCGGACGGTATCTGGACAGCGCGCAGCGGGTGGCGCACAACATGAAC AGTGACCTTTACATGTTCGACATAGCAACGAACACATGGAGCCTTCTCTGCGCAGACACGGCCGCGGCGGGCGGCCCACGGCTGGTGTTCGACCACCAGATGTGCATAGACCCTGACACGCAGACCATATACGTGTTTGGGGGACGAGTGTTGCCAGCTAACAC CGAGGAGGTGGTGAGCCCGCAGTACTCGGGGTTGTACGCGTACTACATCAGCACCAGCTCGTGGCAGCAGCTGTTGCCGGACCAGCCGCACGACGGCGGCCCCCCCTCCCCCCAGCCCAGGGTCTCGCACTCCATGCTGTTCCACCCT ATCCAACGTCGCCTGTACATCTTCGCGGGGCAGCGCAACAAGGAGCACCTGCTGGACCTGTGGTGGTGGGACGTGGCGGATGGCTCGTGTCGCGCGCTGTGTGTCGCTACCTGCGCCAGTCCGCCCCCCGCCGCCGGCTTCACGCAGCGGGCCACGCTCGACCCCGACACTGACGAGATGTTTGTGCTGTCT GGCATGAGCAAAGAGAAGGACAAACGCGTGTACAACACTCTGTGGGTGTTCTCGTTGCGGCGGATGACGTGGACGTGCGTGTACCGCAACGACTCGGTGGCGCCCTCTGAGCCTAGACCTAGATTCGCGCATCAATTGGTCTTAGATCCAGTCAggaag gtacattacCTATTCGGCGGGAACCCTGGCAACCAAAGCTCCCCCCGGCTGCGACTGGACGACCTGTGGGCGCTGCGGCTGCGACGCGTGAGCAGCGCGcagctgcgcgcgcgcacgcgGCTGGCGCTGCGCGAGGCGCGCTACCGGCAGCTGGCGGCCGCCTCCGCCTCCTCCTCCGCCTCCGCCTCCGCCGCCCTCCTCTATCTCAGGAATGATCTGTCTGACGCTATGGACCACAGCGATCCTGAACAg GTGTCGCGGTTCCAGAAGCTGGCGACGGCGCTGTTCGCGGGCGCAGCGCGCACTGCGCACGCGCCGGCCGCACTGTGCGcacgcggcgcgcgcgcgctcgcccgccgccgcgcgcgcgccgcgcccGCAGAGCTCGCGCATCACGCGCATGCGCTGCACGCGGTCAGTCTGCTCACCACCGTCTCTCGCTCTCCACATTACAACtcaaat GTACTAGGCTCAGTGGAATCCCTGCCCGAGCCGGTAGTCCCGTTCGAGGAGGTGTCCCTCCCCGCCCCGGACACGTGGGACGTGGGGGAGGACGCGGACGAGGAGCCCCCCACGCGGGAGCGGGAGGCCCGCGCCGCCAGGATACAGCTGTACGACCACTTGTGTCAGTACTTCCGGCCCAGCACTGTCCCTCCCAAGGGAGACATCATGGATCTTGTCAGCctgtaa
- the muskelin gene encoding muskelin isoform X2: MDEKYDTVKLCYTIHRYSSHSANYIPENIMVNNPSDQLSRWFTDSTTPAQYIMLKLKSVSIVETIKFGKYIKAHVSDLKKFQIFGGVDENNLSLLLSAGLKKDSSAETFRLRHRTTEGLYLPVTYLKIVPLQSWGPAYNYTIWYVELQGKNQEELINDAMETINLRKEEEAVRILLKHLRRRRYKDAFEALSRETGVRLEGDLQARLWNALVENGDYKLAEEIMETAVNEGELDWYMSWQPYTPEWRQMSACSAAVEERLCCDSSPQPRGASPDLACADRDPRAAAESPSSGSPPELCSPSCCNSPGPRGGHQLVVDSTTGTLYLYGGWNGTVDLDDLWAFDTERERWTLLCAHSGQVNGPSPRSCHKMVLDPVRRKLYTLGRYLDSAQRVAHNMNSDLYMFDIATNTWSLLCADTAAAGGPRLVFDHQMCIDPDTQTIYVFGGRVLPANTEEVVSPQYSGLYAYYISTSSWQQLLPDQPHDGGPPSPQPRVSHSMLFHPIQRRLYIFAGQRNKEHLLDLWWWDVADGSCRALCVATCASPPPAAGFTQRATLDPDTDEMFVLSGMSKEKDKRVYNTLWVFSLRRMTWTCVYRNDSVAPSEPRPRFAHQLVLDPVRKVHYLFGGNPGNQSSPRLRLDDLWALRLRRVSSAQLRARTRLALREARYRQLAAASASSSASASAALLYLRNDLSDAMDHSDPEQVSRFQKLATALFAGAARTAHAPAALCARGARALARRRARAAPAELAHHAHALHAVLGSVESLPEPVVPFEEVSLPAPDTWDVGEDADEEPPTREREARAARIQLYDHLCQYFRPSTVPPKGDIMDLVSL; encoded by the exons ATGGATGAAAAATACGATACAGTAAAGCTATGTTACACAATACATAGATATTCCAGTCATTCTGCTAATTATATACCAGA GAATATTATGGTGAACAACCCATCGGATCAGCTTTCGCGATGGTTCACAGACAGCACGACGCCTGCTCAATACATTATGCTGAAATTGAAGTCGGTCTCAATAGtcgaaacaataaaattcgGAAAATACATAAAAGCTCATGTCAGTGATCTTAAAAAGTTCCAAATATTTGGAGGTGTAGATGAAAACAATCTGTCTTTACTTTTATCAGC tgGACTCAAAAAAGACAGTTCTGCTGAAACCTTCAGGCTGCGTCACAGGACTACCGAGGGTCTGTACTTACCTGTCACGTATCTGAAGATAGTGCCTCTGCAATCTTGGGGGCCCGCTTATAATTACACAATATGGTATGTGGAGCTCCAGGGCAAGAACCAGGAGGAACTTATCAATGATGCAATGGAGACTATAAACTTG CGTAAAGAAGAGGAAGCAGTGCGTATTCTATTAAAGCACCTTCGTAGACGGAGATACAAGGATGCCTTTGAAGCCCTATCCCGTGAGACAGGGGTCAGGTTGGAAGGAGACCTTCAAGCTAGGCTGTGGAATGCCCTTGTTGAGAATGGAGATTATAAACTTGCTGAGGAGATTATGGAGACTGCTGTGAATG AGGGCGAACTGGATTGGTACATGTCCTGGCAGCCGTACACGCCGGAGTGGCGGCAGATGTCTGCGTGCTCGGCCGCGGTGGAGGAGCGGCTGTGCTGCGACAGCAGCCCGCAGCCGCGCGGCGCCAGCCCCGACCTCGCCTGCGCCGACCGCGACCCCAGGGCCGCCGCC GAAAGCCCCTCGAGCGGGAGCCCCCCGGAGCTGTGCTCCCCCTCGTGCTGCAACAGCCCTGGGCCGCGCGGGGGTCACCAGCTGGTCGTCGATTCCACCACCG GTACATTATACTTATACGGGGGTTGGAACGGCACAGTAGATTTGGACGACCTGTGGGCTTTCGACACGGAGCGAGAGAGATGGACGTTGTTGTGCGCTCATAGCGGGCAGGTCAACGGCCCCTCCCCGCGGTCCTGCCATAAGATGGTGCTGGATCCTGTACGGCGGAAGCTGTACACGCTCGGACGGTATCTGGACAGCGCGCAGCGGGTGGCGCACAACATGAAC AGTGACCTTTACATGTTCGACATAGCAACGAACACATGGAGCCTTCTCTGCGCAGACACGGCCGCGGCGGGCGGCCCACGGCTGGTGTTCGACCACCAGATGTGCATAGACCCTGACACGCAGACCATATACGTGTTTGGGGGACGAGTGTTGCCAGCTAACAC CGAGGAGGTGGTGAGCCCGCAGTACTCGGGGTTGTACGCGTACTACATCAGCACCAGCTCGTGGCAGCAGCTGTTGCCGGACCAGCCGCACGACGGCGGCCCCCCCTCCCCCCAGCCCAGGGTCTCGCACTCCATGCTGTTCCACCCT ATCCAACGTCGCCTGTACATCTTCGCGGGGCAGCGCAACAAGGAGCACCTGCTGGACCTGTGGTGGTGGGACGTGGCGGATGGCTCGTGTCGCGCGCTGTGTGTCGCTACCTGCGCCAGTCCGCCCCCCGCCGCCGGCTTCACGCAGCGGGCCACGCTCGACCCCGACACTGACGAGATGTTTGTGCTGTCT GGCATGAGCAAAGAGAAGGACAAACGCGTGTACAACACTCTGTGGGTGTTCTCGTTGCGGCGGATGACGTGGACGTGCGTGTACCGCAACGACTCGGTGGCGCCCTCTGAGCCTAGACCTAGATTCGCGCATCAATTGGTCTTAGATCCAGTCAggaag gtacattacCTATTCGGCGGGAACCCTGGCAACCAAAGCTCCCCCCGGCTGCGACTGGACGACCTGTGGGCGCTGCGGCTGCGACGCGTGAGCAGCGCGcagctgcgcgcgcgcacgcgGCTGGCGCTGCGCGAGGCGCGCTACCGGCAGCTGGCGGCCGCCTCCGCCTCCTCCTCCGCCTCCGCCTCCGCCGCCCTCCTCTATCTCAGGAATGATCTGTCTGACGCTATGGACCACAGCGATCCTGAACAg GTGTCGCGGTTCCAGAAGCTGGCGACGGCGCTGTTCGCGGGCGCAGCGCGCACTGCGCACGCGCCGGCCGCACTGTGCGcacgcggcgcgcgcgcgctcgcccgccgccgcgcgcgcgccgcgcccGCAGAGCTCGCGCATCACGCGCATGCGCTGCACGCG GTACTAGGCTCAGTGGAATCCCTGCCCGAGCCGGTAGTCCCGTTCGAGGAGGTGTCCCTCCCCGCCCCGGACACGTGGGACGTGGGGGAGGACGCGGACGAGGAGCCCCCCACGCGGGAGCGGGAGGCCCGCGCCGCCAGGATACAGCTGTACGACCACTTGTGTCAGTACTTCCGGCCCAGCACTGTCCCTCCCAAGGGAGACATCATGGATCTTGTCAGCctgtaa
- the LOC128677705 gene encoding protein FAM91A1, which produces MEDEIEECIRKKIHWPQLPSAVKKLLGDSPKEYERYIFEFSIKNQLRFRGSLVRSVRKDEKKYYETLVQSSIQRLMLYPYHLADMIVKGLRITPYIYYVEVVALLIEMEKSYDTMPNFTAADCLRLLGIGRNEYLEVVARARSLSRRSRARALRSLLPRAPLVVPAQPWWRLELGYVLEDDVKPLSESEKALIDLLIDRGSQTAGTLDYNVVMSLYRRGLIYLDVPITAADKVSVPPLKGFVMNRVAGDYFETLLYKVFVSVDEHTSVAELASVLQVDCELVKQAVSLYCRLGFANNLQPPPVTPQHPSWHTAVTQHRHQPYRQIAPLTFDPAADEDALQMEPVLLKQEPSTSRQSYQETISEYSSNSGVKRVAVLFDSTLAAYLMMGNLSPDLKSHAVTLFEVGKLCDESLDSLLMELDKVVADPEIEGEARRYLAAAACLRVALRTLRPALRPLDLLRCEALHALGAQARTRLLNTKYRLAIATAPLCRSARADAAAGALPHAGPAPPEAATPWMRLYLYHVAGYGPPTLLLTKGTQLRGVPRPLLGFARLSVTWWGAEAALEGSGTALPAAAALAAANTALRRAPVLLQAVAVRKTPTLTHLVFPTEADSDLESQALWSRHAGLRRLYKRLRLSRTVGYVTLADIGVPDLGCARPPSSVQLAAVRKKKESCGMAKPISELSISSTDSMEKIQADYSKRITERLQSPIESHFAVTPTTASKNSSPANGFTSVECGQLLCEELDNLAIDEKTQSIDCPDHTHSNSSVEDLKETNKKHSIKNSLSKESIALSDDLVPIHSSSVSIENLKFDSKKGSETPSEKSMNQLNDLLSPAEESISMFTQLTDKLTEISTEGDSGVDTAHNFSDEETCKPEKWTILDLQFGIPLFDETMCEKICHCLVDRIAKPELLEKIKEDNEFIRSDILKFVSQCQYYPGEDMGIVKRGILVPLPRKNLVFENGRITEWNGK; this is translated from the exons ATGGAGGATGAGATAGAAGAGTGTATAAGGAAAAAGATTCATTGGCCACAGTTGCCTTCTGCTGTGAAAAAG ctaCTAGGCGATTCTCCAAAGGAATATGAGCGTTATATATTCGagtttagtattaaaaatcaacTTCGTTTCAGAGGCAGTCTTG TGAGGTCAGTCCGCAAAGATGAAAAGAAGTATTATGAAACACTGGTGCAGAGCAGTATACAGAGGCTCATGCTGTACCCCTATCACTTAGCTGATATGATTGTTAAAG gGTTAAGGATAACaccctatatttattatgtggaAGTAGTGGCGCTACTGATTGAAATGGAGAAGAGTTATGACACTATGCCGAATTTCACCGCCGCTGATT gccTCCGCTTGCTCGGCATCGGGCGCAACGAGTACCTGGAAGTGGTGGCGCGCGCGCGGTCGCTGAGCCGACGctcgcgcgcgcgcgcgctgcgcTCGCTGCTGCCGCGCGCGCCGCTGGTCGTGCCCGCGCAGCCGTGGTGGCGGCTCGAGCTGGGCTACGTGCTCGAAGACGACGTCAAG CCTTTGAGTGAGAGTGAAAAGGCGCTTATAGACCTGCTGATCGACCGCGGATCCCAAACCGCCGGCACCCTTGACTATAACGTCGTCATGTCTTTGTACAG ACGAGGTCTAATATACCTGGACGTGCCAATCACCGCTGCGGACAAAGTGTCCGTGCCACCGCTGAAAGGGTTCGTAATGAACCGCGTGGCCGGCGACTACTTCGAGACGCTGCTGTACAAGGTGTTCGTGTCCGTCGACGAGCACACCAGCGTGGCGGAGCTGGCGTCCGTGTTGCAG GTGGATTGCGAGCTGGTGAAGCAAGCAGTGTCGCTGTACTGCCGGCTGGGTTTCGCCAACAACCTGCAGCCGCCGCCCGTGACCCCGCAACACCCGTCATGGCACACTGCGGTCACCCAGCACAGACATCAGCC GTATAGACAGATAGCCCCGCTAACCTTCGACCCCGCGGCAGACGAGGACGCATTGCAGATGGAGCCCGTGCTGCTGAAACAGGAGCCTTCTACGTCCAGACAG agtTACCAAGAAACGATATCAGAATATTCTAGCAACAGCGGCGTGAAGCGGGTAGCCGTTCTATTCGACTCCACGTTAGCAGCCTACCTCATGATGGGGAACCTCTCTCCG GATCTAAAAAGCCATGCTGTCACGTTGTTTGAAGTGGGCAAGTTGTGTGACGAAAGTTTGGACAGCCTGCTTATGGAATTAGACAAA GTTGTAGCAGACCCAGAAATCGAGGGAGAAGCGCGGCGCTATTTAGCAGCTGCAGCGTGTTTACGCGTCGCTTTGCGCACGCTGAGGCCCGCGCTGCGGCCGCTAGATCTGCTGCGCTGTGAAGCGCTGCACGCGCTCGGTGCTCAAGCACGAACGCGACTTCTTAACACTAAGTACAG GCTGGCGATAGCCACAGCGCCGCTGTGCCGGTCGGCGCGCGCGGAcgcggcggcgggcgcgctGCCGCACGCGGGCCCGGCGCCGCCCGAGGCCGCCACGCCCTGGATGCGCCTCTACCTCTACCACGTGGCCGGCTACGGCCCGCCCACGTTGCTGCTCACCAAGG GCACTCAACTGCGTGGTGTACCCCGACCCCTCCTCGGCTTCGCCCGCCTCTCGGTCACGTGGTGGGGCGCTGAAGCCGCTTTAGAAGGCAGCGGCACAGCGCTTCCAGCCGCTGCAGCGCTCGCGGCCGCCAACACCGCTCTGAGACGAGCGCCGGTGCTACTGCAAGCTGTTGCTGTGAGGAAGACGCCAACGTTGACGCATCTGGTGTTCCCTACAGAGGCTGACAGTGATCTAG AATCGCAAGCGCTGTGGTCGCGTCACGCGGGCTTGCGGCGGTTGTACAAGCGGCTGCGCTTGTCCCGCACTGTGGGCTACGTGACGCTGGCGGACATCGGCGTGCCCGACCTCGGCTGCGCCAGACCGCCATCTAGCGTTCAACTAG CTGCAGtgagaaaaaagaaagaatcgTGCGGCATGGCCAAACCGATCAGCGAACTGTCAATTTCCTCAACAGACTCTATGGAGAAAATACAAGCGGACTACAGCAAGAGAATAACGGAACGTCTTCAATCCCCCATTGAGTCGCACTTCGCCGTCACGCCCACAACGGCAAGCAAGAACAGCTCGCCCGCCAACGGCTTTACTAGCGTCGAGTGCGGCCAGTTACTCTGCGAAGAGCTTGACAACCTCGCCATAGACGAAAAAACACAATCGATCGATTGTCCCGACCACACACATTCAAACTCTAGCGTCGAAGATTTGAAAGAAACGAACAAAAAACATTCCATTAAAAATTCCTTGAGTAAAGAATCGATCGCACTTTCTGACGATTTAGTTCCGATTCATTCGTCGTCTGTCAGTATCGAGAATTTGAAGTTCGATAGCAAGAAAGGCAGTGAAACGCCGAGTGAGAAATCCATGAACCAGTTGAACGATTTGTTGAGCCCCGCTGAGGAATCGATATCGATGTTTACGCAGTTGACGGATAAGTTGACAGAAATTTCGACAGAGGGAGATAGTGGAGTCGACACTGCGCATAACTTTTCTGATGAGGAAACTTGTAAACCGGAG AAATGGACGATATTGGACCTCCAATTCGGCATTCCTTTGTTCGATGAAACAATGTGTGAGAAGATTTGCCACTGTCTGGTGGACCGGATAGCCAAGCCAGAGCT attAGAGAAAATAAAGGAAGACAATGAATTTATTCGCTCGGACATACTGAAGTTTGTGTCACAATGCCAG tattACCCCGGCGAAGACATGGGAATAGTAAAACGTGGAATCCTAGTTCCTCTACCCAGAAAGAATCTGGTGTTTGAAAACGGAAGAATTACAGAGTGGAACGGGAAATGA
- the LOC128677709 gene encoding BAG family molecular chaperone regulator 2, protein MEVDQIVSEWSYPAEGSRLPLIDESSALGTQPPKDRLIAVLDQVEMRVERLRRDTVRIEEERDSLLSTLDSIKQSELLGDVSECDKDDILRYAERILARAMTVEVAVRTDRDPQQEEALHQVNMYIDQLVVSVQADAVVAHTRCQTYMNACTSQPDPASGTDKNFESAILGCTLDDQKRVKKRLQGLLDYFAKLNVTTYS, encoded by the exons ATGGAAGTGGATCAAATTGTCAGCGAATGGAGTTACCCAGCCGAAGGGTCCAGACTGCCTCTTATCGATGAGTCGTCGGCGCTGGGGACTCAGCCGCCGAAAGATAG ACTGATAGCTGTGTTGGACCAGGTAGAGATGCGCGTGGAGCGCCTGCGCCGTGACACTGTGCGCATCGAGGAGGAGCGGGACTCCCTTCTGTCCACCCTTGACAGCATCAAGCAATCTGAGCTGCTTGGTGATGTCTCTGAAT GTGACAAGGATGACATCCTGAGGTATGCAGAACGTATTCTGGCGCGCGCTATGACGGTGGAGGTGGCCGTGCGCACCGACCGCGACCCACAGCAAGAGGAAGCTTTGCATCAG GTGAACATGTACATAGACCAGCTGGTGGTGTCCGTGCAAGCGGACGCCGTGGTGGCGCACACGCGCTGCCAGACCTACATGAACGCCTGCACGTCGCAGCCCGACCCCGCCTCGGGTACGGACAAGAACTTCGAGAGCGCCATCCTGGGCTGCACCCTCGACGACCAGAAGCGCGTCAAGAAACGCCTCCAAGGGCTCCTCGATTACTTCGCCAAACTGAACGTGACGACCTACTCGTGA